Proteins encoded within one genomic window of Jiangella mangrovi:
- a CDS encoding YbhB/YbcL family Raf kinase inhibitor-like protein: MSPSLEWVGVPPEATELLLLCEDPDAPSGHFLHWLVTGIDPHSAGVPVHGRPTGGREWPNGFGEDGWGGPAPPPGHGPHRYVFRVYALPGPPELPAGPSVGDVYRAVDRAMLARGTLVGRYQR; this comes from the coding sequence GTGTCGCCGTCGCTGGAGTGGGTCGGCGTCCCGCCGGAGGCGACCGAGCTGCTGTTGCTCTGCGAGGATCCGGACGCGCCGAGCGGCCACTTCCTGCACTGGCTCGTCACCGGGATCGACCCGCACAGTGCCGGCGTGCCCGTGCACGGCCGCCCGACCGGCGGGCGGGAGTGGCCCAACGGCTTCGGCGAGGACGGGTGGGGCGGCCCGGCGCCGCCGCCGGGTCACGGCCCGCACCGGTACGTCTTCCGCGTGTACGCGCTGCCGGGGCCGCCCGAGCTGCCCGCCGGTCCCTCCGTCGGCGACGTGTACCGCGCCGTCGACCGGGCGATGCTCGCCCGCGGCACGCTGGTCGGGCGCTACCAGCGCTGA
- a CDS encoding aminotransferase class V-fold PLP-dependent enzyme encodes MTSAWQPRPDLWTLDPDVLHLNHGSWGAVPRRVQELAARLRAEGEANPPAWFRSLPERVAAARSSLARSLGADEDGFALVPNASTGVTVALETVPLRPGDRILVTDHCYGAVRFAAERFARLRGATVVEVPVVLSASADEVVAAVSSAVSAPRGVAVALVDQITSSTATVFPVDRLVAACRAAGVPVIVDGAHGPGLLDSPVPAGADFWTGNLHKWSCAPRGSAGLVVAREWRAATMPPVVSWSEHADLPGRFDWQATADYVPWLAAPSSLSVLDELGWPAVRSAVSGLVADGAALVAKAIGGAVPDLADPAPTMRLVELPSFVRVEDKAAEEALRVRIARDARAEVNVAMFGGRSFLRLSAHAYTSAHDFELLAARLPALL; translated from the coding sequence GTGACCTCCGCGTGGCAGCCCCGGCCCGACCTCTGGACCCTCGACCCGGACGTGCTCCACCTCAACCACGGCTCGTGGGGCGCGGTGCCCCGCCGGGTGCAGGAGCTGGCGGCCCGGCTGCGGGCGGAGGGCGAGGCGAACCCGCCGGCCTGGTTCCGTTCGCTGCCCGAACGGGTGGCGGCTGCTCGCTCGTCGCTGGCCCGGTCGCTCGGCGCCGACGAGGACGGGTTCGCGCTGGTCCCGAACGCGAGCACCGGCGTGACGGTGGCGCTGGAGACGGTGCCGCTGCGGCCGGGGGACCGGATCCTCGTGACCGACCACTGCTACGGCGCCGTCCGGTTCGCGGCGGAGCGGTTCGCCCGGCTCCGCGGCGCGACGGTCGTGGAGGTGCCGGTCGTGCTGTCGGCGTCGGCGGACGAGGTGGTCGCCGCGGTGTCGTCGGCGGTGTCGGCTCCTCGTGGGGTGGCGGTGGCGCTGGTCGACCAGATCACCTCGTCGACGGCGACGGTGTTCCCGGTGGACCGGCTGGTGGCGGCCTGCCGGGCCGCGGGCGTGCCGGTGATCGTCGACGGGGCGCACGGACCCGGCCTGCTCGACTCACCCGTCCCGGCCGGTGCGGACTTCTGGACCGGCAACCTGCACAAGTGGTCGTGCGCGCCGCGAGGGAGCGCCGGTCTGGTCGTCGCCCGGGAGTGGCGGGCGGCGACGATGCCGCCGGTCGTCTCGTGGTCCGAGCACGCCGACCTCCCCGGCCGCTTCGACTGGCAGGCGACCGCCGACTACGTGCCCTGGCTGGCGGCGCCGTCGTCGCTGTCGGTGCTCGACGAGCTGGGCTGGCCGGCCGTGCGGTCGGCCGTGTCCGGCCTGGTCGCGGACGGGGCGGCACTGGTGGCGAAGGCGATCGGCGGCGCGGTGCCGGACCTGGCGGACCCTGCGCCCACCATGCGCCTGGTCGAGCTGCCGTCGTTCGTCCGCGTCGAGGACAAGGCGGCCGAGGAGGCCTTACGGGTGCGCATCGCCCGGGACGCGCGGGCGGAGGTCAACGTCGCGATGTTCGGCGGGCGGTCCTTCCTGCGCCTGTCGGCGCACGCCTACACCTCGGCCCACGACTTCGAGCTGCTGGCCGCCCGCCTTCCCGCCCTGCTCTGA
- a CDS encoding L-rhamnose mutarotase, whose product MRVALHSVLRPGTELDYDREHERIPADLVASFARVGIHEWTIWRAGDRLFHLVECDDFDAAMRGLDGDPANERWQASINRFVDHFIADGNSDDGDGSPAALPEVWDLTRQKRTATT is encoded by the coding sequence ATGCGCGTGGCCCTGCACTCCGTGTTGCGACCAGGGACGGAGCTCGACTACGACCGCGAGCACGAGCGGATCCCGGCCGACCTGGTCGCGTCGTTCGCCCGGGTCGGGATCCACGAGTGGACCATCTGGCGGGCCGGCGACCGCCTGTTCCACCTGGTCGAGTGCGACGACTTCGACGCGGCCATGCGCGGCCTCGACGGCGACCCGGCGAACGAGCGCTGGCAGGCGAGCATCAACCGCTTCGTCGACCACTTCATCGCCGACGGGAACAGCGACGACGGCGACGGCTCGCCCGCCGCGTTGCCCGAGGTGTGGGACCTCACCCGCCAGAAGCGCACCGCCACGACCTGA
- a CDS encoding GntR family transcriptional regulator, which yields MTTLFEPIVLDAQTLTDKVYENVREAIVSRRIAPGARITENQISSGLGVSKTPVREALVKLAHVGLVEPAESRGVRVVAPSRRLLIEGYQVRAALEAQAVRLAGERRTDTDLATMQRLAQESLAAAVDHDGTQFRRVNPGLHRTIARCSGNERLATLVSESIDLVAALRARDLPVPDTSELCGRQHVAIVSAIADRAATRAAQLMREHLATVLESILDSHDAQAAGSGEPAVQP from the coding sequence ATGACGACGTTGTTCGAGCCGATCGTCCTGGATGCCCAGACGCTCACCGACAAGGTCTACGAGAACGTCCGCGAGGCGATCGTGTCGCGGCGCATCGCGCCCGGCGCCCGCATCACCGAGAACCAGATCTCCTCCGGGCTGGGCGTCAGCAAGACGCCCGTGCGCGAGGCGCTGGTCAAGCTCGCGCACGTCGGCCTGGTCGAGCCCGCGGAGTCGCGGGGGGTGCGCGTGGTGGCGCCGTCGCGCCGGCTCCTCATCGAGGGTTACCAGGTCAGGGCCGCTCTCGAGGCCCAGGCGGTGCGGCTGGCCGGCGAGCGCCGCACCGACACCGATCTCGCCACCATGCAGCGGCTCGCGCAGGAGTCGCTGGCCGCGGCGGTCGACCACGACGGCACCCAGTTCCGGCGGGTCAACCCCGGCCTGCACCGCACCATCGCCCGGTGCTCGGGCAACGAGCGGCTGGCCACCCTGGTGTCCGAGTCGATCGACCTCGTGGCCGCCCTGCGAGCCCGTGACCTGCCCGTTCCCGACACCTCGGAACTGTGCGGACGGCAGCACGTGGCCATCGTCTCCGCCATCGCCGACCGCGCAGCCACGCGCGCCGCGCAGCTCATGCGCGAGCACCTGGCCACCGTGCTCGAGTCCATCCTCGACAGCCACGACGCCCAGGCCGCGGGGAGCGGCGAGCCGGCCGTGCAGCCGTGA
- a CDS encoding GntR family transcriptional regulator, producing MSDGTLSPLEHRRESVTDIVYTSIRAAIIGRDLAPGAPVTEAALSAQLSVSKTPVREALLRLTHIGLIEPDPRRGSRVVVPSRGALRESYEVRIAVECEAARLVAERALSVPELAGLEDLARRSVARAESDDHEGFWELDREFHLLMADLAGNARLGLLVEDAVDLAWILRRRDSPSADASVACARQHVDLHAAVAAADPARAEAAMRLHLTDVQDTVLAAFTEP from the coding sequence TTGAGCGACGGCACGCTGAGTCCGCTGGAGCACCGGCGCGAGAGCGTCACCGACATCGTGTACACCTCGATCCGCGCCGCGATCATCGGCCGCGACCTGGCGCCGGGCGCGCCGGTCACCGAGGCGGCGCTGTCGGCCCAGCTGTCGGTGAGCAAGACGCCGGTCCGCGAGGCGCTGCTCCGGCTGACCCACATCGGCCTCATCGAGCCCGACCCGCGGCGCGGCAGCCGGGTCGTCGTGCCGTCACGTGGCGCGCTGCGCGAGTCCTACGAGGTGCGCATCGCCGTCGAGTGCGAGGCCGCGCGGCTGGTCGCGGAGCGTGCGCTGTCCGTGCCCGAGCTGGCCGGCCTCGAGGACCTCGCCCGCCGATCGGTCGCCCGCGCCGAGAGCGACGACCACGAGGGCTTCTGGGAGCTCGACCGCGAGTTCCATCTCCTCATGGCCGACCTCGCCGGCAACGCCCGGCTAGGCCTGCTCGTCGAGGACGCCGTCGACCTCGCCTGGATCCTGCGCCGGCGCGACTCGCCGTCGGCCGACGCCTCCGTCGCCTGCGCCCGCCAGCACGTCGATCTCCACGCGGCGGTGGCCGCGGCCGATCCCGCGCGGGCGGAGGCGGCGATGCGCCTGCATCTCACCGACGTCCAGGACACCGTGCTGGCGGCCTTCACCGAGCCCTGA